The segment GTCCACCGGATGGCCGCGGAGCGGGCCGCCGGACTGCTCGCGGTCGCCCTGATGCAGGCCCACCAGGAGGAGGAGCTGGCCGCCCGCGGCCGGGGCGACTTCCTCACCGACCTCGCGGAGGGACGGATCGCGGTCTCCGACGCGCCCGCGCAGGCGAAGGTCCTCGGCTTCCGTCCCGGTACGGGTCCCCTGCTGCCGGTCGTGATGCGGCTCTCGCCGGGCGGCGCCTGGGCGCCGCCCGCCCATGCCGTACTGGAGGAGCTGTCGGCCGTCGGGGTGCCGGTCCTGCTCGGGGTGCGCCCGGTGGAGGGGCGGGTGCCGCTGCTGGTGGGGCTGCGCAGCGAGGAGGAGCGGGAGTCCGTCGCCGACCGGGTCGCGGCGGCGCTCCGCGCCGGGGTGGCGCGGGCGGGAGTCCGGGAGCCGGTGGTGGTGGTCGGACGCGCGGGCGGCTGGAGTACGGTCCCGGCGAGTCTGCGGCATGCCGCGGAGACGGCGACCGCGGCGCAGGGCCTCACCGGCCGGCCCTGGTACGACGCGCGCCGCCTCGATATCGAACTGCTGCTGTGGCGGCTGCGGGACGATCCCGATCTGGCGGCCTTCGTGGACCGGGCGCTCGGCCCGCTGCGGGCGCACGACGCGACGGCACGTCCGCCGCTGCTGCCCACGCTGGAGACGTACCTCTCGCACGCGGGCCGCAAGGCGGAGACCGCGCGGGAGCTCCATCTGAACCGGCAGACGCTGTACAACCGCCTGGCCCGGATCTCCGACCTGCTGGGCACGGACCTGGACGACCCGCAGTCGGTCCTGACCCTGAGCCTGGCCCTCCGCGCCCGCCGCCACCTGCCCTGACGGGCGGCACGGGGGGGGCGGGGTGCGCCGTTGGTGGTTTGGGTTGCGTGTCCGGCCGCGGGCCGTGGGTGGCTGGTCGCGCGGTTCCGGGGGGACCCCCAGCGCCCCTGGGTGCCTGTGCTTGCTGCCCCTGCGGGGTGCGGGTCCTCCGGTGGTCGAGTCCCGTCACTCCGTGGGGTAGGCGCGGGGTCTTGTCGGGTGCGGCCGGGTCGTGGGCCTCCGGGCTCACCTCCTCGCCGGCGGCGATGCACCGCCCCACGGGGAGCCCTGCTTGTCGCCACCGGCTGCGGGGGCGACCCTGCACCCCCCTCCGGAGATCACCCGACTTGCCCCGGAGACAAGGAGTCCGCCCAGTCACCCACCAAGTGGTCCCCGCAGATCAGGGGGTGCCTGTGCCCCGAGAAGGGGATATCTCCCGGGGCGGTGATCAGGAGATTCGGTCCCCCGGTGACGCGCGACATCACCGGGCCCTTGGGCGTCTGATCATGCGGGGATCACGTGGGAGGGGGGTGCGGGGTCGCCCCCTGGGGGCACCCCCAAAGCAGCTTTGGGGGCGGATCTGCGACAAGCACGGACGCGCTTCGGGGCAGTGCATCGCAGGCCGCGAGGAGGTGAGCCCGGAGGCCACCGACCCACCCGAACCCGGCAGGGTCGGCGACCTGCACCACGGAGCAACGGTCACCCAATCTTTGAGCCCCGCCGGCGTTTGAGGCGCAGGAGCAGCCCGCACCCCGCGGGCAACGGCACCCCCGGGGGCGCGGGCCCGACGCCGGAGGCGCCCCCGCGGGAAACGGGCACCCCGGGAACCCCGGCGCGAGGACCCTCAGCGGGAGGCGACCCGGCGGAGCGGGGGGACCAGTTCGTCGTAGATGCTCAGGACCTGCGCCACGGTGTCGTCCTCCGTCTGCCACGTCGCCGCCTGCGC is part of the Streptomyces qinzhouensis genome and harbors:
- a CDS encoding PucR family transcriptional regulator, whose translation is MEIRGEPQGGITVRRALELPGLRSGLPEVVTGAEKLNRTVRWVHAGEVPNIASLLKGGELLLTTGLGLGTRPAEQRAFVRQLAERGIAALVVELGPRFSKLPSSIVDTARSSGLPLVQLHREVPFVSVTEEIHTEIVNGHYALLRRADEVHRRCTEVLLGGGGIPQVLGILADFAARPVFLETAEGELLYAAGPGAADTAADPLQVWEGLRGPRETRLSPPAGTVLVDVPGGGQGASAVRARLVLPSVGTPPHPVHRMAAERAAGLLAVALMQAHQEEELAARGRGDFLTDLAEGRIAVSDAPAQAKVLGFRPGTGPLLPVVMRLSPGGAWAPPAHAVLEELSAVGVPVLLGVRPVEGRVPLLVGLRSEEERESVADRVAAALRAGVARAGVREPVVVVGRAGGWSTVPASLRHAAETATAAQGLTGRPWYDARRLDIELLLWRLRDDPDLAAFVDRALGPLRAHDATARPPLLPTLETYLSHAGRKAETARELHLNRQTLYNRLARISDLLGTDLDDPQSVLTLSLALRARRHLP